In Streptomyces sp. SN-593, a single genomic region encodes these proteins:
- a CDS encoding AMP-binding protein encodes MAASDATGTFREARDFLLRHREDYRAAYDGFAWPRPERFNWALDWFDVIAADPERADRPALWIVEEDGSQARTTFREMSARTDRVANWLRGLGVRAGDRVLLMLGNQTEQWETALALMKLRAVAIPATPLLGPADLRDRIDRGRARHVVVRAADVPKFAEVPGDYTRIAVGGAPAPWRAYEDAYTADPHFVPDGPTRGDDPLMLYFTSGTTARPKLVEHTHLSYPAGHLATMYWIGLRPGDVHLNISSPGWAKHAWSSLFAPWNAEATVFVHSYTRFDPARLMAEMDRAGVTSFCAPPTVWRMLIQADLRALAHPPREAVAAGEPLNPEVIEHVRRLWGVLIRDGFGQTETAVQVANPPGELVKAGSMGRPTPGYTVALVDPQTGEPGDDGEICLDLSRRPVGLMTGYAGDPERTAEAMAGGYYHTGDIGHRDADGYITYVGRSDDVFKSSDYKISPFELESALLEHEAVAEAAVVPAPDELRLSVPKAYVVLAAGWEPDGETAKAIFAHSRAVLAPYKRLRRLEFAELPKTVSGKIRRIELREATARDGSHEYREEDYR; translated from the coding sequence ATGGCGGCATCGGACGCGACCGGGACCTTCCGGGAGGCCCGGGACTTCCTGCTGCGGCACCGTGAGGACTACCGGGCAGCCTACGACGGCTTCGCCTGGCCGCGCCCCGAGCGGTTCAACTGGGCGCTGGACTGGTTCGACGTGATCGCCGCGGACCCCGAGCGCGCCGACCGGCCCGCGCTGTGGATCGTCGAGGAGGACGGCAGCCAGGCGCGCACCACCTTCCGGGAGATGTCCGCCCGCACCGACCGCGTCGCGAACTGGCTGCGCGGCCTCGGCGTGCGCGCCGGCGACCGGGTGCTGCTCATGCTCGGCAACCAGACCGAGCAGTGGGAGACCGCGCTCGCGCTGATGAAGCTGCGGGCGGTGGCCATCCCGGCCACCCCGCTGCTCGGCCCGGCCGACCTGCGCGACCGGATCGACCGCGGCCGGGCCCGGCACGTGGTGGTGCGCGCCGCCGACGTCCCGAAGTTCGCCGAGGTGCCCGGCGACTACACCCGGATCGCGGTCGGCGGCGCCCCCGCGCCGTGGCGGGCGTACGAGGACGCGTACACCGCCGACCCGCACTTCGTGCCCGACGGGCCGACCCGCGGCGACGACCCGCTGATGCTGTACTTCACCTCCGGCACCACCGCCCGGCCCAAACTGGTCGAGCACACCCACCTGTCGTACCCGGCCGGCCACCTGGCCACCATGTACTGGATCGGGCTGCGCCCGGGCGACGTCCACCTGAACATCTCCTCGCCGGGCTGGGCCAAGCACGCCTGGTCCAGCCTGTTCGCGCCGTGGAACGCGGAGGCGACGGTCTTCGTGCACAGCTACACCCGGTTCGACCCGGCCCGGCTGATGGCGGAGATGGACCGGGCCGGGGTGACCAGCTTCTGCGCGCCGCCCACGGTGTGGCGGATGCTCATCCAGGCCGACCTGCGGGCCCTGGCCCACCCGCCGCGCGAGGCCGTCGCGGCCGGCGAACCGCTCAACCCCGAGGTGATCGAGCACGTCCGCCGGCTGTGGGGGGTGCTGATCCGCGACGGCTTCGGGCAGACCGAGACCGCCGTGCAGGTCGCCAACCCGCCCGGTGAGCTGGTCAAGGCCGGCTCGATGGGCCGGCCCACCCCCGGCTACACCGTCGCCCTGGTGGACCCGCAGACCGGCGAGCCCGGTGACGACGGCGAGATCTGCCTCGACCTGTCCCGCCGCCCGGTCGGCCTGATGACCGGGTACGCCGGCGACCCGGAGCGCACCGCCGAGGCGATGGCCGGCGGCTACTACCACACCGGCGACATCGGCCACCGGGACGCGGACGGCTACATCACGTACGTCGGCCGCAGCGACGACGTCTTCAAGTCCTCCGACTACAAGATCTCGCCGTTCGAGCTGGAGAGCGCGCTGCTGGAGCACGAGGCGGTGGCCGAGGCCGCCGTGGTGCCCGCGCCGGACGAGCTGCGGCTGTCGGTGCCGAAGGCGTACGTCGTGCTCGCGGCCGGCTGGGAGCCGGACGGGGAGACCGCCAAGGCGATCTTCGCGCACTCCCGCGCGGTGCTCGCCCCCTACAAGCGGCTGCGGCGGCTGGAGTTCGCCGAGCTGCCCAAGACCGTCTCCGGCAAGATCCGCCGGATCGAGCTGCGCGAGGCGACCGCGCGCGACGGCAGCCACGAGTACCGCGAGGAGGACTACCGGTGA
- a CDS encoding AMP-binding protein yields the protein MSDTDTTGTVTGTAPAEPSYAHGTGGTPLLGDTIGRNLDRALAAHADRDALVDVAGGRRWTYREFGADVDALARGLAAHGVRKGDRVGIWAVNCPEWVLVQYATARLGAIMVNINPAYRLHELAFVLKQSGIEVLVASTEYRTSDYRAMAAEVRGDCPRLREVVHIGDPEWDALMAAGADLPADYLAVQEASLSCDEPVNIQYTSGTTGFPKGATLSHHNILNNGYFVGGTVGYTEQDRVCLPVPFYHCFGMVMGNLGITSHAACIVIPAPSFDPAATLRAVEQERCTSLYGVPTMFIAELGLPDFASYDLSSLRTGIMAGSPCPTEVMKRVMSEMHMAEVSICYGMTETSPVSTQTRRDDDLEHRTETVGRVLPHLEVKVVDPTSGVTVPRGTPGELCTRGYSVMLGYWDEPQRTAEAVDDGRWMHTGDLAVMREDGYVAVVGRIKDVIIRGGENVYPREVEEFLYTHPKVSDVQVVGVPDEHFGEEVLACVIPRDPADPPTLAEVADFCAGRLAHYKVPRHLRVLDAFPMTVSGKVRKIELREGFGARG from the coding sequence GTGAGCGACACCGACACGACCGGGACGGTCACCGGCACCGCGCCGGCCGAACCGTCCTACGCGCACGGCACCGGCGGCACCCCGCTGCTCGGCGACACGATAGGGCGCAACCTCGACCGGGCGCTGGCCGCGCACGCCGACCGCGACGCGCTGGTGGACGTCGCCGGCGGACGGCGCTGGACGTACCGCGAGTTCGGCGCCGACGTCGACGCGCTGGCCCGCGGACTGGCCGCCCACGGGGTGCGCAAGGGCGACCGGGTCGGCATCTGGGCGGTCAACTGCCCGGAGTGGGTGCTGGTCCAGTACGCCACCGCCCGGCTCGGCGCGATCATGGTGAACATCAACCCCGCCTACCGGCTGCACGAGCTGGCGTTCGTGCTCAAGCAGTCCGGCATCGAGGTGCTGGTCGCCTCGACCGAGTACCGCACCAGCGACTACCGCGCGATGGCCGCCGAGGTCCGCGGCGACTGCCCGCGGCTGCGCGAGGTGGTGCACATCGGCGACCCGGAGTGGGACGCGCTGATGGCGGCGGGCGCCGACCTGCCCGCCGACTACCTCGCCGTCCAGGAGGCGTCGCTGAGCTGCGACGAACCGGTCAACATCCAGTACACCTCCGGCACCACCGGCTTCCCCAAGGGCGCCACCCTCTCGCACCACAACATCCTCAACAACGGCTACTTCGTGGGCGGCACGGTCGGCTACACCGAGCAGGACCGGGTCTGCCTGCCGGTGCCCTTCTACCACTGCTTCGGCATGGTGATGGGCAACCTCGGCATCACCTCGCACGCCGCCTGCATCGTCATCCCGGCGCCCTCGTTCGACCCGGCCGCCACGCTGCGCGCGGTGGAGCAGGAGCGCTGCACCTCGCTCTACGGCGTGCCCACCATGTTCATCGCCGAGCTGGGCCTGCCCGACTTCGCCTCCTACGACCTCAGCTCGCTGCGCACCGGGATCATGGCCGGCTCGCCGTGCCCCACCGAGGTGATGAAGCGGGTGATGTCGGAGATGCACATGGCCGAGGTGTCGATCTGCTACGGCATGACCGAGACCTCGCCGGTGTCCACCCAGACCCGCCGGGACGACGACCTGGAGCACCGTACCGAGACCGTGGGCCGGGTCCTGCCGCACCTGGAGGTGAAGGTCGTGGACCCTACCTCGGGCGTCACCGTTCCCCGCGGCACCCCGGGTGAGCTGTGCACCCGGGGCTACTCGGTGATGCTCGGCTACTGGGACGAGCCGCAGCGCACCGCGGAGGCCGTGGACGACGGGCGCTGGATGCACACCGGCGACCTCGCGGTGATGCGCGAGGACGGCTACGTCGCCGTGGTGGGCCGGATCAAGGACGTGATCATCCGCGGCGGCGAGAACGTCTACCCGCGCGAGGTCGAGGAGTTCCTCTACACCCACCCGAAGGTCTCCGACGTGCAGGTGGTCGGGGTGCCCGACGAGCACTTCGGCGAGGAGGTCCTCGCCTGCGTGATACCGCGCGACCCGGCCGACCCGCCCACCCTCGCCGAGGTCGCCGACTTCTGCGCCGGCCGGCTCGCGCACTACAAGGTGCCGCGCCACCTGCGCGTCCTGGACGCCTTCCCGATGACGGTCAGCGGCAAGGTGCGCAAGATCGAGCTGCGCGAGGGGTTCGGCGCGCGGGGCTGA
- a CDS encoding helix-turn-helix domain-containing protein has product MGGRVLPPGEAEGDDVVLSWEGEPAVAVRLPHLADSLDHLLADLRRRHGPLHELGRREKQAVVRVLEERGAFVLRHGVETVASALGVSRFTVYNYLNRENAAREVK; this is encoded by the coding sequence ATGGGCGGGCGGGTGCTGCCGCCGGGCGAGGCGGAGGGCGACGACGTGGTGCTGAGCTGGGAGGGCGAGCCGGCCGTCGCCGTGCGCCTGCCGCACCTGGCCGACTCCCTCGACCACCTGCTCGCCGACCTCCGGCGCCGGCACGGCCCGCTCCACGAACTGGGCCGCAGGGAGAAGCAGGCCGTGGTCCGGGTCCTGGAGGAGCGCGGCGCGTTCGTGCTGCGGCACGGGGTGGAGACCGTGGCGTCGGCCCTGGGGGTCAGCCGCTTCACCGTCTACAACTACCTGAACAGGGAGAACGCGGCCCGCGAGGTGAAGTGA
- the uraD gene encoding 2-oxo-4-hydroxy-4-carboxy-5-ureidoimidazoline decarboxylase, whose amino-acid sequence MTSSASPGLARFNAADGRAAAELLHDVCASRVWGAAVAAGRPYHRLADLLAASDAAMAALTAADLREAVSGHPPIGRPTPGDPTSAREQRGVGDAERDELLRLNLAYQEAHGHVFLICATGRTGAQMLAALKERIGNSAADEREIVRAELGRINRIRLARRTEEDPA is encoded by the coding sequence GTGACATCCAGCGCTTCGCCGGGCCTGGCCCGGTTCAACGCGGCCGACGGGCGTGCCGCCGCCGAGCTGCTGCACGACGTGTGCGCCAGCCGGGTGTGGGGCGCGGCGGTCGCGGCCGGGCGGCCGTACCACCGGCTGGCGGACCTGCTCGCGGCGAGCGACGCGGCGATGGCGGCGCTGACCGCCGCCGACCTGCGCGAGGCGGTCTCCGGCCACCCGCCGATCGGCCGCCCCACCCCGGGCGACCCGACGTCGGCACGCGAGCAGCGCGGGGTCGGCGACGCCGAGCGGGACGAACTCCTCCGGCTGAACCTCGCCTACCAGGAGGCGCACGGCCACGTCTTCCTGATCTGCGCCACCGGCCGTACCGGCGCCCAGATGCTGGCCGCGCTGAAGGAGCGGATCGGCAACAGCGCGGCCGACGAGCGCGAGATCGTCCGGGCCGAGCTGGGAAGGATCAACCGGATCAGGCTGGCCCGCCGCACCGAGGAGGACCCCGCATGA
- the uraH gene encoding hydroxyisourate hydrolase, with product MTAAPQDPRPRTDQEQAAPVRAVSVSTHVLDTGAGHPAAGVGVELAVRTGPDAPWQEHGASATDADGRCRDLPALPRHATQARLRFAVEPYLGRQAGSRPGARQDDPRGGVFFPEVATVFTVVPGEHYHVPLLLSPFGYSVYRGS from the coding sequence ATGACGGCAGCGCCGCAGGACCCGCGGCCCCGGACCGACCAGGAACAGGCCGCCCCCGTGCGCGCCGTCTCGGTGTCCACCCACGTCCTCGACACCGGCGCCGGGCATCCGGCGGCCGGCGTCGGCGTCGAACTGGCGGTCAGGACCGGGCCCGACGCGCCCTGGCAGGAGCACGGCGCGTCGGCCACCGACGCGGACGGCCGGTGCCGGGACCTGCCCGCGCTGCCCCGGCACGCCACGCAGGCGCGGCTCCGCTTCGCCGTGGAGCCCTACCTCGGCCGGCAGGCCGGGTCCCGGCCGGGGGCGCGGCAGGACGACCCCCGCGGCGGCGTGTTCTTCCCCGAGGTGGCGACCGTGTTCACGGTCGTGCCCGGCGAGCACTACCACGTCCCCCTGCTCCTCAGCCCGTTCGGCTACTCCGTATACCGAGGGAGCTAG
- the pucL gene encoding factor-independent urate hydroxylase has product MTAHTSPARVARLGQNQYGKAEVRVVRVVRDGATHHLKDLNVSVSLSGAMDDVHLSGSNANVLTTDATKNTVYAFAQKHGVQSAEAFAIHLARHFVTRQEAIHRARVRVEEYAWDRIGPREGGHSFVRDARETRTTEVGYDGTRWQVVSGLKDLVVLNSTDSEFWGFARDEYTTLEETRDRILATEVAARWRFAWNSDDQSPPAWEEEYARVRGHLLDAFAGTYSFSLQQTLYAMGARVIEQTPGVDEIRLSLPNRHHFLVDLAPFGLENDNEVYYAADRPYGLIEGTVLREGAEAAIPVTD; this is encoded by the coding sequence ATGACCGCGCACACCAGTCCCGCCCGCGTCGCCCGGCTCGGGCAGAACCAGTACGGCAAGGCCGAGGTCCGGGTGGTCCGGGTGGTACGCGACGGCGCGACCCACCACCTGAAGGACCTCAACGTGTCGGTGTCGCTGTCCGGCGCGATGGACGACGTCCACCTGTCCGGCTCCAACGCCAACGTGCTGACCACCGACGCCACCAAGAACACCGTCTACGCCTTCGCGCAGAAGCACGGCGTGCAGTCCGCGGAGGCGTTCGCGATCCACCTGGCCCGGCACTTCGTCACCCGCCAGGAGGCGATCCACCGCGCCCGCGTCCGCGTCGAGGAGTACGCCTGGGACCGGATCGGACCCCGGGAGGGCGGCCACTCCTTCGTCCGCGACGCCCGCGAGACCCGCACCACCGAGGTCGGCTACGACGGCACGCGCTGGCAGGTGGTCTCCGGGCTGAAGGACCTGGTGGTGCTCAACTCGACCGACTCCGAGTTCTGGGGCTTCGCCAGGGACGAGTACACCACCCTGGAGGAGACCCGCGACCGCATCCTCGCCACCGAGGTCGCCGCACGCTGGCGGTTCGCCTGGAACAGCGACGACCAGTCGCCGCCCGCCTGGGAGGAGGAGTACGCGCGCGTCCGCGGCCACCTGCTGGACGCCTTCGCCGGGACCTACTCCTTCTCCCTCCAGCAGACCCTCTACGCCATGGGCGCCCGCGTCATCGAGCAGACCCCCGGTGTGGACGAGATACGCCTGTCGCTGCCGAACCGGCACCACTTCCTGGTCGACCTCGCACCGTTCGGCCTGGAGAACGACAACGAGGTGTACTACGCCGCCGACCGCCCGTACGGCCTCATCGAGGGCACGGTGCTGCGGGAGGGCGCCGAGGCCGCGATCCCGGTGACGGACTGA
- a CDS encoding 8-oxoguanine deaminase: MAEQTPTGAAPDGGRPGGPGPRTVIENCAVATVDAAGTEYATGHVVVAGRTIEAVGAGPAPAGLADVVRRIDGTGHLATPGLVNTHHHFYQWLTRGLAQDSNLFDWLVELYPTWARIDETMVHAAASGSLAMMVRGGVTTAMDHHYVFPRGTGDLLGAEIRAAAEVGVRFTAARGSMDRGKSDGGLPPDFAVEGLEEALLATEAAIDTHHDASFGSMLQIAAAPCSPFSVSTALMREAAELARRKGVRLHTHGSETVEEEKFCHELFGMGPTDYFESTGWLGDDVWMAHCVHMNDADVAAFARTGTGVAHCPSSNARLAAGIARVPEMLAAGVPVGLGVDGTASNESGELHTELRNALLINRLRGGEKALTARQALRLGTYGGARVLGREAEIGSLEPGKLADLVLWKLDGIGHASIADPVAALVLGAAAPVTLSLVGGTAVVEDGRLTRVDEEGIARLTRDEARRLARIAGLT, from the coding sequence ATGGCAGAGCAGACCCCTACCGGCGCGGCACCGGACGGCGGGCGGCCGGGGGGACCCGGCCCGCGCACCGTGATCGAGAACTGCGCCGTCGCCACCGTGGACGCCGCCGGCACCGAGTACGCCACCGGGCACGTGGTGGTGGCCGGCCGCACCATCGAGGCGGTCGGCGCGGGGCCCGCGCCCGCCGGCCTCGCGGACGTCGTCCGCCGGATCGACGGCACCGGGCACCTGGCCACCCCCGGCCTGGTCAACACCCACCACCACTTCTACCAGTGGCTCACCCGCGGCCTGGCCCAGGACAGCAACCTCTTCGACTGGCTGGTCGAGCTGTACCCGACCTGGGCCCGGATCGACGAGACCATGGTGCACGCCGCCGCGTCGGGGTCACTGGCGATGATGGTCCGCGGCGGGGTCACCACCGCCATGGACCACCACTACGTCTTCCCGCGCGGCACCGGCGACCTGCTCGGCGCCGAGATCCGGGCCGCCGCCGAGGTCGGCGTGCGCTTCACCGCCGCCCGCGGCTCGATGGACCGCGGGAAGTCCGACGGCGGGCTGCCGCCGGACTTCGCGGTGGAGGGCCTGGAGGAGGCGCTGCTGGCCACCGAGGCCGCGATCGACACCCACCACGACGCCTCCTTCGGCTCGATGCTCCAGATCGCCGCCGCGCCCTGCTCGCCCTTCTCCGTGTCCACCGCACTGATGCGGGAGGCGGCGGAGCTGGCCCGCCGCAAGGGGGTGCGGCTGCACACCCACGGCAGCGAGACCGTGGAGGAGGAGAAGTTCTGCCACGAGCTGTTCGGGATGGGCCCGACGGACTACTTCGAGTCCACCGGCTGGCTGGGCGACGACGTGTGGATGGCGCACTGCGTGCACATGAACGACGCCGACGTCGCCGCCTTCGCCCGTACCGGCACCGGTGTCGCGCACTGCCCGTCCTCCAACGCCCGCCTGGCCGCGGGGATCGCGCGCGTGCCGGAGATGCTCGCCGCCGGCGTCCCGGTCGGCCTCGGGGTGGACGGCACCGCCTCCAACGAGTCCGGCGAACTGCACACCGAGCTGCGCAACGCGCTGCTGATCAACCGGCTGCGCGGAGGCGAGAAGGCGCTCACCGCCCGGCAGGCGCTGCGCCTGGGCACGTACGGCGGCGCCCGCGTGCTGGGCCGCGAGGCGGAGATCGGCTCCCTGGAGCCGGGCAAGCTCGCGGACCTGGTGCTGTGGAAGCTCGACGGGATCGGGCACGCGTCGATCGCCGACCCGGTCGCGGCGCTGGTCCTGGGCGCCGCGGCGCCGGTCACCCTGTCGCTGGTGGGCGGGACCGCCGTGGTGGAGGACGGCCGCCTCACCCGCGTCGACGAGGAGGGGATCGCGCGCCTCACCCGCGACGAGGCCCGCCGCCTCGCCCGGATCGCGGGCCTGACCTGA
- a CDS encoding GNAT family N-acetyltransferase, with amino-acid sequence MRVRDAKAADWPLIWPFLHRICAEGETFGYPVDIPEESARTAWMLAPPGRTVVAADSSGAVLGTAKMNPNQMGNAAHVASASFMVDPGHAGRGVGRALCEEALRWAGAAGYRGMQFNAVVASNTPAVRLYRSLGFEVIGTVPEGFRHPRLGYVGLHVMYRRL; translated from the coding sequence CTGCGGGTACGCGACGCGAAGGCCGCGGACTGGCCGCTGATCTGGCCGTTCCTGCACCGGATCTGCGCCGAGGGCGAGACGTTCGGCTACCCGGTGGACATCCCCGAGGAGTCGGCGCGCACCGCTTGGATGCTGGCGCCGCCCGGCCGCACCGTCGTGGCCGCCGACTCCTCCGGCGCCGTCCTGGGGACTGCGAAGATGAACCCCAACCAGATGGGCAACGCGGCCCACGTCGCCAGCGCGAGCTTCATGGTGGACCCCGGGCACGCCGGGCGGGGCGTGGGGCGGGCGCTGTGCGAGGAGGCGCTGCGCTGGGCGGGCGCGGCCGGCTACCGCGGGATGCAGTTCAACGCGGTGGTCGCGTCCAACACCCCCGCGGTGCGGCTCTACCGGTCGCTGGGCTTCGAGGTGATCGGCACCGTGCCGGAGGGCTTCCGGCACCCGCGGCTGGGCTACGTGGGGCTGCACGTCATGTACCGGCGGCTGTAG
- the aceB gene encoding malate synthase A, with protein MSASAPSPAVVSAAAGPVPRSEEVLTPEALTFLAALHRRFAARRDELLALRKERRAEIARTAALDFLPETAHVRDGDWRVADAPAALQDRRVEITGPTDRKMTVNALNSGARIWLADFEDASAPTWHNVVTGQVNLIDAYERRIDFTSPEGKSYALKDAAELATVVVRPRGWHLDERHLTVDGEPVAGGLVDFGLYFFHNARRLIDLGKGPYFYLPKTESHLEARLWNEVFVFAQEYTGIPRGTIRATVLIETITAAYEMEEILYELREHASGLNAGRWDYLFSIVKNFRDGGERFVLPDRNAVTMTAPFMRAYTELLVRTCHKRGAHAIGGMAAFIPSRRDPEVNTVAFAKVKADKDREAADGFDGSWVAHPDLVPIARASFDAVLGDRPHQKDRLREDVHVTAAELIDIASLDARPTYEGLRNAVQVGIRYIEAWLRGSGAVAIFNLMEDAATAEISRSQIWQWTHAGIVFEGGEKATAELARQVAADELLAIRDEIGEDAFAAGKWAEAHDLLIRTALDTDYVDFLTLPAYQRLAG; from the coding sequence ATGTCAGCAAGCGCGCCGTCCCCGGCCGTCGTCTCCGCGGCCGCCGGACCCGTACCCCGCTCGGAGGAGGTGCTGACCCCCGAGGCGCTCACCTTCCTCGCCGCGCTCCACCGCCGCTTCGCCGCCCGCCGCGACGAGCTGCTCGCGCTGCGCAAGGAGCGCCGCGCCGAGATCGCCCGCACCGCCGCCCTCGACTTCCTGCCGGAGACCGCGCACGTGCGCGACGGCGACTGGCGGGTGGCGGACGCCCCGGCCGCGTTGCAGGACCGCCGGGTGGAGATCACCGGGCCGACCGACCGCAAGATGACGGTCAACGCGCTCAACTCCGGCGCCCGGATCTGGCTCGCCGACTTCGAGGACGCCTCGGCCCCCACCTGGCACAACGTCGTCACCGGCCAGGTCAACCTGATCGACGCCTACGAGCGGCGGATCGACTTCACCTCGCCCGAGGGCAAGAGCTACGCCCTCAAGGACGCGGCCGAGCTGGCCACCGTGGTGGTGCGCCCGCGCGGCTGGCACCTCGACGAGCGGCACCTGACCGTCGACGGCGAGCCGGTCGCCGGCGGCCTCGTCGACTTCGGCCTGTACTTCTTCCACAACGCCCGGCGGCTGATCGACCTCGGCAAGGGACCGTACTTCTACCTGCCGAAGACCGAGTCGCACCTGGAGGCCCGGCTGTGGAACGAGGTGTTCGTCTTCGCCCAGGAGTACACCGGCATCCCGCGCGGCACGATCCGCGCCACCGTGCTGATCGAGACGATCACCGCCGCGTACGAGATGGAGGAGATCCTCTACGAGCTGCGCGAGCACGCCTCCGGGCTCAACGCGGGCCGCTGGGACTACCTGTTCTCGATCGTGAAGAACTTCCGGGACGGCGGCGAGCGGTTCGTGCTGCCGGACCGCAACGCGGTGACGATGACGGCGCCGTTCATGCGCGCCTACACCGAACTGCTGGTGCGCACCTGCCACAAGCGCGGCGCGCACGCGATCGGCGGCATGGCGGCCTTCATCCCCTCCCGGCGCGACCCCGAGGTCAACACGGTGGCCTTCGCGAAGGTCAAGGCGGACAAGGACCGCGAGGCCGCCGACGGCTTCGACGGCTCCTGGGTGGCCCACCCCGACCTGGTGCCGATCGCCCGCGCCTCCTTCGACGCGGTGCTCGGCGACCGCCCGCACCAGAAGGACCGGCTGCGTGAGGACGTGCACGTCACCGCCGCCGAGCTGATCGACATCGCCTCGCTCGACGCCCGCCCCACCTACGAGGGCCTGCGCAACGCGGTGCAGGTCGGCATCCGCTACATCGAGGCGTGGCTGCGCGGCTCCGGCGCGGTGGCGATCTTCAACCTGATGGAGGACGCGGCCACCGCGGAGATCTCCCGCTCGCAGATCTGGCAGTGGACCCACGCCGGGATCGTCTTCGAGGGCGGCGAGAAGGCCACCGCGGAGCTGGCCCGCCAGGTCGCCGCCGACGAACTCCTCGCGATCCGGGACGAGATCGGCGAGGACGCCTTCGCCGCCGGGAAGTGGGCCGAGGCGCACGACCTGCTGATCCGCACCGCCCTCGACACGGACTACGTCGACTTCCTCACCCTGCCCGCCTACCAGCGGCTGGCGGGGTGA
- a CDS encoding nucleotidyltransferase family protein: MDSHGEVAGLLLAAGGGRRLGGRPKALLGHRGRPLVEHAVAVLRAGGCGPVHVVLGAAADEVRERADLAGCVLVDNPHWSDGMGSSLRAGLASLAAAARERAAAREEGPAAAVVALVDQPGIPGAAVARVVAAARAADDLPSALVSAVYGGRRAHPVLFGASRWAGVAGSAGGDRGARTYLREHAGQTVLVECGDVGDPADIDTPDDLRLLG; encoded by the coding sequence ATGGACTCACACGGCGAGGTGGCCGGGCTGCTGCTGGCGGCCGGCGGGGGGCGGCGGCTCGGCGGCCGTCCCAAGGCGCTGCTGGGCCACCGGGGCCGGCCGCTGGTGGAGCACGCGGTCGCGGTGCTGCGGGCGGGCGGCTGCGGCCCGGTGCACGTGGTGCTGGGCGCGGCGGCGGACGAGGTGCGCGAGCGCGCCGACCTGGCCGGCTGCGTGCTGGTGGACAACCCGCACTGGTCCGACGGGATGGGCTCCTCGCTGCGCGCGGGGCTCGCCTCGCTGGCCGCCGCGGCGAGGGAGCGGGCGGCGGCGCGGGAGGAGGGGCCGGCCGCGGCGGTGGTCGCGCTGGTGGACCAGCCGGGGATTCCGGGCGCGGCCGTGGCGCGGGTGGTCGCGGCGGCCCGGGCGGCCGACGACCTGCCGTCCGCGCTGGTGTCGGCGGTGTACGGGGGGCGCCGGGCGCACCCGGTGCTGTTCGGCGCGAGCCGCTGGGCGGGGGTGGCGGGAAGCGCGGGCGGCGACCGCGGGGCGCGGACGTACCTGCGCGAGCACGCCGGGCAGACCGTGCTCGTGGAGTGCGGGGACGTCGGCGACCCCGCCGACATCGACACTCCGGACGACCTGCGCCTCCTCGGTTGA